A genomic window from Triticum urartu cultivar G1812 chromosome 7, Tu2.1, whole genome shotgun sequence includes:
- the LOC125523774 gene encoding uncharacterized protein LOC125523774, with amino-acid sequence MQRSSSFGTSWADQWDTGADPSPRARGGGNGGGDGKKGGVEKTKAAAATGLKKVKAGTAQGFQWIKDKYQKKSAGKSGKQGGGSEVAAGY; translated from the coding sequence ATGCAGCGGAGCAGCTCGTTCGGGACGTCGTGGGCGGACCAGTGGGACACCGGCGCCGACCCGAGCCCgcgggcgcgcggcggcggcaACGGTGGCGGCGACGGCAAGAAGGGCGGCGTGGAGAAGACCAAGGCGGCCGCGGCCACCGGGCTGAAGAAGGTCAAGGCCGGCACCGCGCAGGGGTTCCAGTGGATCAAGGACAAGTACCAGAAGAAGAGCGCCGGCAAGAGCGGCAAGCAGGGCGGCGGCTCCGAGGTGGCCGCCGGGTACTGA